Proteins found in one Litorihabitans aurantiacus genomic segment:
- a CDS encoding sulfurtransferase, giving the protein MRLGLRRRVGAVGAEATGAAFGRVDPIGVHAGTPQESGPAAPPSRDPLRDAVFADVDVVHDLVWSAQAPVLLDVRWALGAGDGRAQYTRGHLPGAVFVDLETELAGPPSTGAGRHPLPDLADLQAAARRWGVGGDSTVLVYDDAGGTSAARAWWLLRWAGVADVRIVDGGLRAWVAAGHHLEDGDVRPRPGDVVLAPGRLPTVTADEVADHPGVVLDARDHARFTGEVEPVDPRAGHVPGEVSAPTRENLTPDGWLLEAEELRARFAGLGVPTAGGDRGDADGAAPDVAVYCGSGVTAAHQIAVLASIGVPAALYPGSFSQWSSDPDREVATGE; this is encoded by the coding sequence ATGCGCCTGGGGCTGCGGCGGCGCGTCGGCGCGGTCGGGGCCGAGGCGACGGGCGCGGCGTTCGGCCGCGTCGACCCGATCGGGGTGCACGCCGGGACGCCGCAGGAGTCCGGACCGGCGGCGCCGCCGTCGCGCGACCCGCTGCGGGACGCGGTCTTCGCCGACGTCGACGTCGTGCACGACCTCGTGTGGAGCGCTCAGGCGCCCGTGCTCCTCGACGTGCGCTGGGCGCTCGGCGCCGGGGACGGCCGTGCGCAGTACACGCGCGGCCACCTGCCCGGTGCGGTGTTCGTCGACCTCGAGACGGAGCTGGCAGGGCCGCCCTCGACCGGCGCCGGCCGCCACCCGCTGCCCGACCTCGCCGACCTCCAGGCGGCCGCGCGCCGGTGGGGCGTCGGCGGGGACTCGACGGTCCTGGTGTACGACGACGCCGGCGGCACCTCGGCCGCACGCGCCTGGTGGCTGCTGCGCTGGGCCGGGGTGGCGGACGTCCGGATCGTCGACGGCGGGCTGCGCGCCTGGGTCGCGGCGGGCCACCACCTCGAGGACGGGGACGTGCGGCCCCGGCCGGGCGACGTCGTGCTTGCGCCCGGGAGGCTGCCCACCGTGACGGCGGACGAGGTGGCCGACCACCCCGGCGTCGTGCTCGACGCCCGCGACCACGCCCGGTTCACGGGCGAGGTCGAGCCGGTCGACCCGCGTGCGGGGCACGTGCCGGGCGAGGTCAGCGCGCCGACGCGCGAGAACCTCACCCCTGACGGCTGGCTGCTCGAGGCGGAGGAGCTGCGGGCGCGGTTCGCCGGGCTGGGCGTCCCGACCGCGGGCGGTGACCGGGGTGACGCCGACGGCGCCGCCCCGGACGTTGCCGTCTACTGCGGCTCGGGCGTCACCGCGGCGCACCAGATCGCCGTCCTGGCCTCGATCGGTGTCCCGGCGGCCCTGTACCCGGGCTCGTTCTCGCAGTGGAGCAGCGACCCGGACCGCGAGGTCGCGACGGGGGAGTAG
- the tsaB gene encoding tRNA (adenosine(37)-N6)-threonylcarbamoyltransferase complex dimerization subunit type 1 TsaB has product MSEVILALDTSSGTRVALVRDGVVRSARVHADARAHAEHATTLVQEVLEEAGLRPADVTAVAVGTGPAPFTGLRVGLVTAEMLSLSLGVPAWGVPSLDAWAAGALAADPALEEVVVATDARRREVYTATYVRDAGAAGGLRRDGDFAVHRPSAEPTAAVGSGTVLYPEAYPALQPGADLEVHHLATLGSARVAAGLSVPLTPLYLRRPDVHGAPGGLEPAVAATAATAPEPR; this is encoded by the coding sequence GTGAGTGAGGTCATCCTGGCGCTCGACACCTCGAGCGGAACCCGCGTCGCCCTGGTGCGCGACGGCGTCGTACGTTCGGCGCGCGTGCACGCCGACGCGCGGGCGCACGCCGAGCACGCGACCACCCTCGTGCAGGAGGTGCTGGAGGAGGCGGGCCTGCGGCCCGCGGACGTGACGGCGGTCGCCGTCGGCACCGGACCCGCCCCCTTCACGGGGCTCCGCGTCGGGCTCGTGACGGCGGAGATGCTGTCGCTGAGCCTCGGTGTTCCCGCGTGGGGCGTGCCGAGCCTCGACGCGTGGGCGGCCGGCGCCCTCGCGGCCGACCCCGCGCTCGAGGAGGTCGTGGTCGCGACCGACGCGCGCCGTCGGGAGGTCTACACGGCCACCTACGTGCGTGATGCCGGAGCAGCCGGCGGGCTGCGGCGCGACGGCGACTTCGCGGTGCACCGCCCGAGTGCGGAGCCGACCGCCGCCGTCGGGAGCGGGACCGTGCTCTACCCCGAGGCCTACCCGGCGCTGCAGCCCGGCGCCGATCTCGAGGTGCACCACCTCGCGACGCTCGGTTCCGCGCGGGTCGCGGCGGGCCTGTCGGTCCCGCTGACGCCGCTCTACCTGCGCCGGCCGGACGTCCACGGCGCCCCCGGCGGGCTCGAACCCGCCGTTGCCGCCACCGCAGCCACCGCACCGGAGCCCCGATGA
- the tsaE gene encoding tRNA (adenosine(37)-N6)-threonylcarbamoyltransferase complex ATPase subunit type 1 TsaE — MSGATVPEGPEAPQARIHLADAEATAALGAALAALVRAGDLLILSGDLGAGKTTLTQGLGRAMGVRGTIASPTFVIAREHRSTTDGPDLVHVDAYRLGGLTELDALDLDATLEESVTVVEWGAGLTEALAEDRLELTIDRARGDAVDTGRDVTVRGVGARWADLDGAALAAAVARP, encoded by the coding sequence GTGAGCGGCGCGACCGTCCCCGAGGGTCCCGAGGCGCCGCAGGCGCGGATCCACCTCGCGGACGCGGAGGCGACGGCGGCGCTGGGCGCGGCCCTCGCCGCACTCGTGCGCGCCGGCGACCTCCTGATCCTCTCCGGCGACCTGGGTGCCGGGAAGACGACGCTGACGCAGGGGCTCGGCCGAGCCATGGGCGTGCGGGGCACCATCGCCTCGCCCACGTTCGTGATCGCGCGCGAGCACCGCTCGACGACGGACGGCCCCGACCTCGTGCACGTCGACGCCTACCGCCTCGGCGGTCTGACGGAGCTGGACGCCCTCGATCTCGACGCGACCCTCGAGGAGTCGGTCACGGTCGTGGAGTGGGGCGCCGGCCTGACCGAGGCGCTCGCCGAGGACCGCCTCGAGCTCACGATCGACCGGGCGCGCGGCGACGCCGTCGACACCGGCCGCGACGTGACCGTGCGCGGTGTCGGGGCGCGCTGGGCGGATCTCGACGGCGCGGCGCTCGCCGCCGCCGTCGCTCGCCCCTGA
- the alr gene encoding alanine racemase: MSTFPARAVVDLDAIAGNVAHLATLAPRSEVMAVVKADAYGHGLVPSALAAQAGGATWLGVAQLAEALTLRAQGVTGRILTWIYAPGAPLEGALAAGLDLSVGARWALEEVVAAARASDRTARVHLKVDTGLARGGMFLTEWTQVLAEAMVAQAEGLIEVVGVWSHLASAEDVTSPVTQAQLEVFTEAVARAEAAGARLEVRHLANSAATLVNPAMHFDLVRPGLAVFGLSPVPGRTPTDLGLTPAMRLEAEIMLVKDAPAGQGVSYGHTYTTTRDTVLADIPLGYADGIPRHASGVGPFQVGGRRLTIAGRVCMDQVVLDLGRGARERAGDVAVLFGPGGDGEPTAQDWADAVGTISYEIVTRLGSRVPRVYVGTAGRAAQELAEQERAW; encoded by the coding sequence GTGAGCACCTTCCCCGCCCGCGCCGTCGTCGATCTCGACGCGATCGCCGGGAACGTCGCCCACCTGGCCACCCTCGCCCCGCGCAGCGAGGTGATGGCCGTGGTCAAGGCCGACGCGTACGGCCACGGGCTGGTGCCCTCCGCGCTCGCGGCGCAGGCCGGCGGCGCCACCTGGCTCGGCGTCGCGCAGCTCGCGGAGGCGCTGACGCTGCGCGCGCAGGGCGTCACCGGCCGCATCCTCACGTGGATCTACGCGCCCGGCGCGCCGCTCGAGGGCGCGCTGGCCGCGGGCCTGGACCTGTCGGTCGGTGCGCGCTGGGCGCTGGAGGAGGTCGTCGCGGCGGCGCGGGCGAGCGACCGCACGGCGCGCGTGCACCTCAAGGTCGACACCGGGCTGGCGCGCGGCGGGATGTTCCTGACCGAGTGGACGCAGGTGCTCGCCGAGGCGATGGTCGCGCAGGCCGAGGGGCTGATCGAGGTCGTGGGCGTCTGGTCGCACCTCGCCTCCGCCGAGGACGTCACCTCGCCCGTCACGCAGGCGCAGCTCGAGGTGTTCACGGAGGCCGTGGCGCGCGCGGAGGCGGCGGGTGCGCGGCTCGAGGTCCGCCACCTCGCGAACTCGGCCGCGACCCTCGTCAACCCGGCGATGCACTTCGACCTCGTCCGCCCGGGCCTGGCCGTCTTCGGGCTGAGCCCGGTCCCCGGCCGCACGCCGACCGACCTCGGGCTCACGCCCGCCATGCGCCTGGAGGCGGAGATCATGCTGGTCAAGGACGCGCCGGCCGGCCAGGGCGTCAGCTACGGGCACACCTACACCACCACGCGGGACACGGTGCTGGCGGACATCCCCCTGGGCTATGCCGACGGGATCCCGCGGCACGCGAGCGGCGTCGGGCCCTTCCAGGTCGGTGGCCGCCGCCTGACCATCGCGGGCCGGGTCTGCATGGACCAGGTCGTGCTCGACCTGGGGCGGGGCGCCCGCGAGCGGGCGGGCGACGTCGCCGTCCTGTTCGGTCCCGGGGGCGACGGCGAGCCGACGGCGCAGGACTGGGCCGACGCCGTCGGCACCATCTCCTACGAGATCGTCACGCGGCTCGGCTCCCGCGTGCCGCGCGTGTACGTCGGCACGGCCGGCCGCGCCGCGCAGGAGCTGGCGGAGCAGGAGCGGGCGTGGTGA
- a CDS encoding ADP-dependent NAD(P)H-hydrate dehydratase — protein sequence MLGVLAGSVRYPGAAVLATSAAAPLVGMVRYPGPDPVAHAVLARHPEVVAGSGRVQAWVIGPGVGVDDEERLAEARETLARAIADGLPAVVDAGALDVLPERVGAQIVLTPHAGELARLLSARGDQVERGEVEARPAHHLRRAVDLTGATVLLKGSVTLVAGPGTPVHSQDGSTDWLATAGAGDVLAGVLGAALAGRSDDVVAQPALATPLAAAAALLHGWAARRAGRGGRGGPVVAGDVAGAVGGSLGALLATLRD from the coding sequence GTGCTCGGCGTGCTGGCGGGATCGGTCCGCTACCCCGGGGCGGCTGTGCTCGCGACGTCGGCGGCGGCGCCGCTGGTCGGGATGGTGCGCTACCCGGGGCCGGACCCGGTGGCGCACGCCGTGCTCGCGCGGCACCCCGAGGTGGTCGCCGGGTCCGGTCGCGTGCAGGCGTGGGTGATCGGACCCGGAGTCGGGGTCGACGACGAGGAGCGGCTGGCCGAGGCGCGCGAGACCCTGGCGCGCGCGATCGCGGACGGGCTGCCCGCCGTCGTCGACGCCGGGGCGCTCGACGTGCTGCCCGAGCGCGTGGGGGCGCAGATCGTGCTGACGCCCCACGCGGGTGAGCTGGCCCGTCTCCTGTCCGCGCGCGGCGACCAGGTCGAGCGCGGCGAGGTCGAGGCGCGCCCGGCGCACCACCTGCGCCGCGCCGTCGACCTCACGGGGGCGACCGTGCTGCTCAAGGGATCGGTGACGCTCGTGGCGGGACCCGGGACGCCCGTGCACTCGCAGGACGGGAGCACGGACTGGCTCGCGACGGCGGGTGCGGGCGACGTGCTCGCCGGGGTCCTGGGCGCCGCCCTCGCGGGCCGGTCCGACGACGTCGTCGCGCAGCCGGCGCTCGCGACCCCCCTGGCCGCGGCCGCCGCGCTCCTGCACGGGTGGGCCGCGCGGCGGGCGGGGAGGGGCGGCAGGGGCGGCCCCGTCGTCGCGGGCGACGTCGCCGGTGCGGTGGGCGGGAGTCTGGGCGCGCTCCTCGCGACTCTGCGAGACTGA
- a CDS encoding holo-ACP synthase codes for MIVGVGIDVVDVARFLATLERTPRLAERLFTPVERDLAPASLAARFAAKEAIAKALGAPAGMRWHDASVARVPGAAPVVQITGTVLARAQELGVDRWHLSLSHDAGIASAFAIAERTGGDR; via the coding sequence GTGATCGTCGGGGTGGGGATCGACGTCGTCGACGTCGCCCGGTTCCTCGCGACGCTCGAGCGCACGCCGCGGCTGGCGGAGCGCCTGTTCACGCCGGTCGAGCGCGACCTGGCGCCCGCCTCGCTCGCGGCGCGGTTCGCCGCGAAGGAGGCCATCGCCAAGGCGCTCGGCGCGCCCGCGGGGATGCGGTGGCACGACGCGAGCGTGGCCCGGGTGCCGGGGGCGGCACCCGTCGTGCAGATCACGGGGACGGTGCTGGCACGCGCGCAGGAGCTCGGCGTCGACCGCTGGCACCTCTCGCTGTCGCACGACGCCGGGATCGCCTCCGCCTTCGCGATCGCCGAGCGGACGGGCGGCGATCGCTGA
- the glmS gene encoding glutamine--fructose-6-phosphate transaminase (isomerizing), producing MCGIVGYVGPQVPSARPLEVVLAGLGRLEYRGYDSAGVALVSPSGLATAKRAGKLTNLLGELEASPVPDATAAIGHTRWATHGGPTDANAHPHRAGKIAVIHNGIIENFAELRAQAAADGATFASETDTEVVAHLLAAAWDGDLTRAMLAVVNRLEGAFTLLAVHEDVPDTVVGARRNSPLVVGLGDGENFMGSDVAAFISSTSRALELGQDQVVTITPTSVDVVTFAGEGVTPREFTVDWDASAAVKDGFDSFMDKEIHDQPKAVADTLLGRTDATGALVLDELRIPESTLRSIDKIIVIACGTAAYSGHVAKYAIEHWCRIPVEVELAHEFRYRDPILTARTLVVAISQSGETMDTLMAVRHAREQGASVLAIVNTNGSTIPRESDAVLYTHAGPEVAVASTKAFLAQITACYLLGLYLAQLRGTKFADELREILHELQALPDKIQHVLDGEAAVREVAQAMKDEPSFLFLGRHVGYPVALEGALKLKEIAYIHAEGFAAGELKHGPIALVDEGQPVFVIAPSPRGRDQLHHKVVSNIQEVRARGARTLVIAEEGDEAVAPYADIVFRVPQTPTLLSPLVAVVPLQIFASELAKAKGLDVDQPRNLAKSVTVE from the coding sequence ATGTGTGGAATCGTCGGCTACGTCGGCCCCCAGGTCCCCTCCGCCCGCCCGCTCGAGGTGGTGCTCGCCGGTCTCGGTCGGCTCGAGTACCGCGGGTACGACTCCGCCGGTGTCGCGCTCGTCAGCCCGTCGGGGCTGGCCACCGCCAAGCGCGCCGGCAAGCTGACCAATCTGCTCGGTGAGCTCGAGGCCTCGCCGGTGCCGGACGCCACCGCGGCCATCGGGCACACGCGCTGGGCCACGCACGGCGGCCCCACCGACGCCAACGCCCACCCGCACCGGGCGGGGAAGATCGCCGTCATCCACAACGGCATCATCGAGAACTTCGCCGAGCTGCGGGCGCAGGCCGCCGCCGACGGCGCGACCTTCGCCTCCGAGACCGACACCGAGGTCGTCGCCCACCTGCTCGCCGCCGCGTGGGACGGCGACCTCACGCGGGCGATGCTCGCCGTCGTGAACCGCCTGGAGGGCGCCTTCACGCTGCTCGCCGTGCACGAGGACGTCCCCGACACGGTGGTGGGCGCGCGCCGCAACTCCCCGCTGGTCGTCGGGCTCGGCGACGGCGAGAACTTCATGGGCAGCGACGTGGCCGCCTTCATCTCCTCGACCTCGCGCGCGCTCGAGCTCGGCCAGGATCAGGTCGTGACGATCACGCCCACGAGCGTGGACGTCGTGACGTTCGCGGGCGAGGGCGTGACGCCGCGCGAGTTCACCGTGGACTGGGACGCGAGCGCGGCGGTCAAGGACGGGTTCGACTCGTTCATGGACAAGGAGATCCACGACCAGCCCAAGGCCGTCGCGGACACGCTGCTCGGCCGCACCGACGCCACCGGCGCCCTCGTGCTGGACGAGCTGCGCATCCCCGAGTCGACGCTGCGCAGCATCGACAAGATCATCGTCATCGCGTGCGGCACCGCCGCCTACTCCGGGCACGTCGCCAAGTACGCGATCGAGCACTGGTGCCGCATCCCGGTCGAGGTCGAGCTGGCGCACGAGTTCCGCTACCGCGACCCGATCCTCACCGCCCGGACGCTGGTCGTGGCGATCTCGCAGTCCGGCGAGACGATGGACACGCTCATGGCGGTCCGGCACGCGCGCGAGCAGGGCGCCTCGGTGCTCGCGATCGTCAACACCAACGGGTCGACCATCCCGCGCGAGTCCGACGCCGTGCTGTACACGCACGCGGGCCCCGAGGTCGCCGTCGCCTCCACCAAGGCCTTCCTCGCGCAGATCACCGCGTGCTACCTGCTCGGCCTCTACCTCGCGCAGCTGCGCGGCACGAAGTTCGCCGACGAGCTGCGCGAGATCCTGCACGAGCTGCAGGCGCTGCCGGACAAGATCCAGCACGTGCTCGACGGCGAGGCCGCCGTCCGCGAGGTCGCGCAGGCGATGAAGGACGAGCCGTCCTTCCTGTTCCTCGGTCGGCACGTGGGCTACCCGGTCGCGCTGGAGGGAGCGCTCAAGCTCAAGGAGATCGCCTACATCCACGCCGAGGGCTTCGCGGCGGGCGAGCTCAAGCACGGCCCGATCGCACTGGTCGACGAGGGCCAGCCCGTGTTCGTCATCGCGCCCTCGCCGCGCGGGCGCGACCAGCTGCACCACAAGGTCGTCTCCAACATCCAGGAGGTCCGGGCGCGCGGAGCGCGCACGCTCGTGATCGCGGAGGAGGGAGACGAGGCGGTCGCGCCGTACGCCGACATCGTCTTCCGCGTGCCGCAGACGCCCACGCTGCTGTCCCCGCTCGTGGCCGTGGTGCCGCTGCAGATCTTCGCGAGCGAGCTCGCCAAGGCCAAGGGTCTCGACGTCGACCAGCCGCGCAACCTCGCCAAGTCCGTCACGGTCGAGTAG